DNA from Terriglobus tenax:
CCTACTGAGACCAATGAGTTGACCCCGGCGGAGACGCCCCAGAGCGAGACCCCGACCACCGAAGCTGCTGCGCATGAGCACACGCACGACCACGATCATGACCATGACCACGCGCATCACCACCACGGCCCGGTCCTGAACCCCGAGCTGACGCGTGAGATCCAGGTCGAAGCGCCGGTTGAAGCCGTGGATGCCGCGTTCGATAAGGTGGTCCGCAAGTTCCAGAAGCTGGCTCGCATTCCGGGCTTCCGTCCCGGCAAGGTTCCGGCCGCGGTCATCAAGCGCAAGTTCGCGCAGGATGTTCGCCAGGAAGTGATGGAGTCGCTGGTCAGCGAGCGCTTCCGCGCCGCCCTGGAAGAGCAGAAGGTCAACCCGGTCTCGCAGCCGCAGATCGTGGAGCTGACCCTGTTCGAAGGCCAGCCGCTGAAGTTCAAGGCCGCCTTTGAAGTTCTGCCGGAGCTGGACATCACCGGCTACGACACCGTGAAGGTGGAGAAGCCGAACGTGGAAGTGACCGAGGAAGAGTATCAGTCCGAGCTGGACCGCACGCTGGATTCGCAGGCCACCATCGAGCCCGTCACCGAAGACCGCACGCTGACCACGGGCGACCTGGCCGAGATCAGCTTCACCGGCACCGTCAAGCCTGTGGCGCAGACCGTCGGCGAAGAGGGTCTGGAGAACGCCGAGCAGTCTGAGCCGATCACCGGCGAGGATGTTCCCGTGGAGCTGGGCGGCAAGAACACCCTGCCCGCCTTCAGCGATGCCCTGCAGGGCAAGAAGCCCGGCGACGAGCTGACCCTCGAGGTCGACTACCCCGCCGAGTTCGGCGAGCCCCGCCTGGCCGGCAAGACCGTCGCCTACGACGTCACCGTCAAGGCGATCAAGAAGAAGACCCTGCCGGAGCAGAACGACGAGCTGGCCAAGCAGATGGGCGACTACGAGACCTGGGATGAGTTCACCGCCAAGCTGCGTGAACACGTTGCCGACCGCAAGAAGAGCGCGCTCGAGGGCGAGGCCAAGGAGAAGCTGGTCGAAGAGCTGATCGCCAAGTTCACCTTCCCGGTTCCCGAGTCCTTTGTGCAGCAGCAGATCGATGCCCGCCTGGATCGCGGTCTCCGCGCTCTGGCGCAGCAGGGCATGAAGGCTGAGGACATGCGCAAGCTGGACTTCGGCCGCCTGCGCGAGGCACAGCGCGACCAGGCCGTCAGCGAAGTGAAGGCCTCGCTGATCCTGGACAAGATTGCCGCAACCGAGAATATTGAGGTCAGCGATGAGGATGTGGATCGTGAGCTGTTGATCCTGTCGATCCAGTCGCGCGAGCCGCTGGAAGCG
Protein-coding regions in this window:
- the tig gene encoding trigger factor, with the protein product MTPTETNELTPAETPQSETPTTEAAAHEHTHDHDHDHDHAHHHHGPVLNPELTREIQVEAPVEAVDAAFDKVVRKFQKLARIPGFRPGKVPAAVIKRKFAQDVRQEVMESLVSERFRAALEEQKVNPVSQPQIVELTLFEGQPLKFKAAFEVLPELDITGYDTVKVEKPNVEVTEEEYQSELDRTLDSQATIEPVTEDRTLTTGDLAEISFTGTVKPVAQTVGEEGLENAEQSEPITGEDVPVELGGKNTLPAFSDALQGKKPGDELTLEVDYPAEFGEPRLAGKTVAYDVTVKAIKKKTLPEQNDELAKQMGDYETWDEFTAKLREHVADRKKSALEGEAKEKLVEELIAKFTFPVPESFVQQQIDARLDRGLRALAQQGMKAEDMRKLDFGRLREAQRDQAVSEVKASLILDKIAATENIEVSDEDVDRELLILSIQSREPLEALKERLTADGGLNRIREQLRREKTGNVLYEKLTS